From the genome of Calliopsis andreniformis isolate RMS-2024a unplaced genomic scaffold, iyCalAndr_principal scaffold0022, whole genome shotgun sequence, one region includes:
- the LOC143186928 gene encoding DNA repair and recombination protein RAD54B isoform X1 — protein sequence MYRCNQSNRFKFLLKSEQSVSNKSNECSENINISSEKSKCGAHRSTRRILNLFNKPIEKYNEEIQIENDGNKVNKDNSIVQISSSTDFSSDPITFSVVLGKQSTRKHKKWEDDGILEVTGRNAVLKDTEGNIIHKTVVNPETLVEGFRMFIQSKEIEIIEKITPNKLLQIESLKKTVQEPPIKKKKTLNCSPYLPLESLKTGLKLTCKPLVMPSLNTCKSWIENDILEKEEEVSVDTCLVNVLRPHQRYGVVFLYECIMGLKVPNYFGAILADEMGLGKTLQCITVIWTLLKKGPHGKPILKYVLIVTPSSLCNNWNKEFVRWLGSHRIFPYVVNSKNNIKDFKKQVRNSIMIISYDMLSRSQEEIREITFDLIVCDEGHRLKNNDIKAAKILNDINCKRRILLSGTPIQNNLQEFFALIDFVNPGILGDNPQFKKYFANPIVASQCPNASTNVVSLGTERANELHNKTQNFILRRTQDKIDKYLPSKHELVVFCRLSNEQEALYSRVIDTWFKKTELSDNNISPLTVITTLKKICNHPQLFYQDKNESLYKNLTSYATENKTISKEAYCGKISVVQTLMKNLKTTDEKLVLISYFTQTLDLLETICNTERLQFLRLDGSTPSNMRSKIVEQFNSKSNDSKVFLLSAKAGGVGLNLPGASRLILFDSDWNPASDSQAMARIWREGQTRDVYILRLLTTGTIEEKIFQRQISKAGLSTTVVDMNSFASLKLSMSELKDLFTLTTDTNCLTHNLMKCSCNGYKEVNILAEKFNHEIRESQLLLDDKVFQRNITINHLLEWEHYQRPIPNKIMQDIMLLEISSDITFLFKNST from the exons ATGTATCGATGCAATCAAAGTAATAGATTTAAGTTTCTTTTAAAGTCTGAACAATCAGTAAGTAATAAATCCAATGAATGTtcagaaaatattaatatatcatCAGAGAAGTCAAAGTGTGGTGCACATAGAAGTACCAGAAGAATCCTTAATTTATTTAACAAACCAATtgaaaaatacaatgaagaaatACAGATAGAAAATGATGGAAATAAAGTAAATAAAGACAATTCAATTGTTCAAATAAGTTCATCCACTGATTTTTCAAGTGATCCAAT TACTTTCAGTGTTGTATTAGGTAAGCAGTCTACAAGGAAGCATAAAAAATGGGAGGACGATGGAATTTTAGAAGTTACAGGAAGAAATGCAGTTTTAAAA GATACAGAAGGCAATATTattcataaaacagttgttaatCCTGAAACATTAGTGGAAGGTTTTAGAATGTTTATTCAAAGTAAAGAAATTGAG aTTATTGAGAAGATAACACCTAATAAACTGTTGCAAATTGAATCATTAAAGAAAACAGTTCAAGAACCACCCataaagaagaagaaaacatTAAATTGCAGTCCATACCTTCCACTTGAATCTTTGAAGACAG GACTCAAATTAACATGTAAGCCTTTGGTAATGCCTTCCTTGAATACCTGTAAAAGTTGGATAGAAAATGATATATTAGAAAAGGAGGAAGAAGTATCTGTAGATACTTGCTTGGTGAATGTACTTAGACCACATCAGCGTTATGGTGTAGTGTTTTTATATGAATGTATCATGGGTTTGAAAGTACCAAATTATTTTGGTGCAATTTTGGCTGATGAAATGGGACTTGGCAAAACATTACAATGCATTACAGTTATTTGGACATTGTTAAAGAAAGGACCACATGGAAAACCAATACTAAAATACGTATTAATAGTAACACCTAGTAGTTTGTGTAATAATTGGAACAAAGAATTTGTACGTTGGTTGGGGTCTCATAGAATATTTCCATAtgttgtaaattctaaaaacaatataaaggaTTTCAAAAAGCAAGTAAGAAattcaattatgattattagctaTGATATGCTCAGTAGATCTCAAGAAGAAATTAGAGAAATAACATTTGATTTAATTGTATGTGATGAAGGTCAtagattaaaaaataatgatATAAAGGCAGCAAAG ATTTTAAATGACATAAATTGCAAAAGAAGAATCCTTTTGAGTGGAACTCCTATACAAAATAATTTACAAGAATTTTTTGCTTTAATTGATTTTGTGAATCCTGGCATATTGGGTGATAATCCACAATTTAAGAAATATTTTGCAAATCCTATAGTAGCCTCGCAATGTCCTAATGCATCTACTAATGTTGTGTCCTTGGGCACAGAAAGGGCTAATGAACTGCATAATAAAACTCAAAACTTTATTCTAAGACGTACTCAagataaaattgataaatattTGCCCTCTAAGCACGAACTAGTTGTATTTTGCCGCTTGTCGAACGAACAAGAAGCTCTATATTCACGAGTTATAGATACGTGGTTCAAAAAAACTGAATTATCAGATAACAACATATCACCTTTAACGGTAATCACGACTCTAAAAAAAATTTGTAATCATCCACAATTATTTTATCAAGACAAAAATGAATCACTTTATAAAAATCTAACTTCTTATGCAACAGAAAATAAAACTATTTCGAAAGAGGCATATTGTGGAAAGATTTCTGTTGTTCAGACACtaatgaaaaatttaaaaacGACAGACGAAAAGCttgtattaatttcgtatttCACACAAACACTCGATTTATTAGAGACTATTTGTAATACCGAAAGATTACAATTTCTTAGATTAGATGGCAGTACACCAAGTAACATGAGATCTAAGATTGTTGAACAATTCAATTCTAAAAGCAATGATAGCA AGGTCTTTCTATTAAGTGCAAAAGCTGGTGGAGTGGGATTGAACTTACCAGGTGCATCCAGACTTATACTGTTTGATTCAGATTGGAATCCTGCATCTGATTCCCAAGCTATGGCAAGAATTTGGAGAGAGGGACAAACAAGAGATGTTTATATATTACG ATTACTAACAACAGGCACAATTGAAGAAAAAATTTTTCAAAGACAAATCAGTAAAGCTGGCTTAAGTACAACTGTGGTAGATATGAATTCCTTTGCATCTTTAAAATTATCTATGAGTGAATTGAAG GACTTATTCACATTAACAACAGACACAAATTGTTTAACCCATAATCTAATGAAATGCTCTTGTAATGGCTACAAAGAAGTAAATATACTAGCAGAAAAATTTAATCATGAAATACGAGAATCTCAACTTCTTTTAGATGATAAAGTCTTTCAACGCAATATAACTATAAATCATCTTCTAGAATGGGAACATTATCAACGACCAATTCCAAATAAGATAATGCag GATATTATGTTATTAGAAATATCTAGTGATATAACAttcttatttaaaaattctaCTTGA
- the LOC143186928 gene encoding DNA repair and recombination protein RAD54B isoform X3: MGGRWNFRSYRKKCSFKSTDVHDTEGNIIHKTVVNPETLVEGFRMFIQSKEIEIIEKITPNKLLQIESLKKTVQEPPIKKKKTLNCSPYLPLESLKTGLKLTCKPLVMPSLNTCKSWIENDILEKEEEVSVDTCLVNVLRPHQRYGVVFLYECIMGLKVPNYFGAILADEMGLGKTLQCITVIWTLLKKGPHGKPILKYVLIVTPSSLCNNWNKEFVRWLGSHRIFPYVVNSKNNIKDFKKQVRNSIMIISYDMLSRSQEEIREITFDLIVCDEGHRLKNNDIKAAKILNDINCKRRILLSGTPIQNNLQEFFALIDFVNPGILGDNPQFKKYFANPIVASQCPNASTNVVSLGTERANELHNKTQNFILRRTQDKIDKYLPSKHELVVFCRLSNEQEALYSRVIDTWFKKTELSDNNISPLTVITTLKKICNHPQLFYQDKNESLYKNLTSYATENKTISKEAYCGKISVVQTLMKNLKTTDEKLVLISYFTQTLDLLETICNTERLQFLRLDGSTPSNMRSKIVEQFNSKSNDSKVFLLSAKAGGVGLNLPGASRLILFDSDWNPASDSQAMARIWREGQTRDVYILRLLTTGTIEEKIFQRQISKAGLSTTVVDMNSFASLKLSMSELKDLFTLTTDTNCLTHNLMKCSCNGYKEVNILAEKFNHEIRESQLLLDDKVFQRNITINHLLEWEHYQRPIPNKIMQDIMLLEISSDITFLFKNST; encoded by the exons ATGGGAGGACGATGGAATTTTAGAAGTTACAGGAAGAAATGCAGTTTTAAAAGTACAGACGTGCat GATACAGAAGGCAATATTattcataaaacagttgttaatCCTGAAACATTAGTGGAAGGTTTTAGAATGTTTATTCAAAGTAAAGAAATTGAG aTTATTGAGAAGATAACACCTAATAAACTGTTGCAAATTGAATCATTAAAGAAAACAGTTCAAGAACCACCCataaagaagaagaaaacatTAAATTGCAGTCCATACCTTCCACTTGAATCTTTGAAGACAG GACTCAAATTAACATGTAAGCCTTTGGTAATGCCTTCCTTGAATACCTGTAAAAGTTGGATAGAAAATGATATATTAGAAAAGGAGGAAGAAGTATCTGTAGATACTTGCTTGGTGAATGTACTTAGACCACATCAGCGTTATGGTGTAGTGTTTTTATATGAATGTATCATGGGTTTGAAAGTACCAAATTATTTTGGTGCAATTTTGGCTGATGAAATGGGACTTGGCAAAACATTACAATGCATTACAGTTATTTGGACATTGTTAAAGAAAGGACCACATGGAAAACCAATACTAAAATACGTATTAATAGTAACACCTAGTAGTTTGTGTAATAATTGGAACAAAGAATTTGTACGTTGGTTGGGGTCTCATAGAATATTTCCATAtgttgtaaattctaaaaacaatataaaggaTTTCAAAAAGCAAGTAAGAAattcaattatgattattagctaTGATATGCTCAGTAGATCTCAAGAAGAAATTAGAGAAATAACATTTGATTTAATTGTATGTGATGAAGGTCAtagattaaaaaataatgatATAAAGGCAGCAAAG ATTTTAAATGACATAAATTGCAAAAGAAGAATCCTTTTGAGTGGAACTCCTATACAAAATAATTTACAAGAATTTTTTGCTTTAATTGATTTTGTGAATCCTGGCATATTGGGTGATAATCCACAATTTAAGAAATATTTTGCAAATCCTATAGTAGCCTCGCAATGTCCTAATGCATCTACTAATGTTGTGTCCTTGGGCACAGAAAGGGCTAATGAACTGCATAATAAAACTCAAAACTTTATTCTAAGACGTACTCAagataaaattgataaatattTGCCCTCTAAGCACGAACTAGTTGTATTTTGCCGCTTGTCGAACGAACAAGAAGCTCTATATTCACGAGTTATAGATACGTGGTTCAAAAAAACTGAATTATCAGATAACAACATATCACCTTTAACGGTAATCACGACTCTAAAAAAAATTTGTAATCATCCACAATTATTTTATCAAGACAAAAATGAATCACTTTATAAAAATCTAACTTCTTATGCAACAGAAAATAAAACTATTTCGAAAGAGGCATATTGTGGAAAGATTTCTGTTGTTCAGACACtaatgaaaaatttaaaaacGACAGACGAAAAGCttgtattaatttcgtatttCACACAAACACTCGATTTATTAGAGACTATTTGTAATACCGAAAGATTACAATTTCTTAGATTAGATGGCAGTACACCAAGTAACATGAGATCTAAGATTGTTGAACAATTCAATTCTAAAAGCAATGATAGCA AGGTCTTTCTATTAAGTGCAAAAGCTGGTGGAGTGGGATTGAACTTACCAGGTGCATCCAGACTTATACTGTTTGATTCAGATTGGAATCCTGCATCTGATTCCCAAGCTATGGCAAGAATTTGGAGAGAGGGACAAACAAGAGATGTTTATATATTACG ATTACTAACAACAGGCACAATTGAAGAAAAAATTTTTCAAAGACAAATCAGTAAAGCTGGCTTAAGTACAACTGTGGTAGATATGAATTCCTTTGCATCTTTAAAATTATCTATGAGTGAATTGAAG GACTTATTCACATTAACAACAGACACAAATTGTTTAACCCATAATCTAATGAAATGCTCTTGTAATGGCTACAAAGAAGTAAATATACTAGCAGAAAAATTTAATCATGAAATACGAGAATCTCAACTTCTTTTAGATGATAAAGTCTTTCAACGCAATATAACTATAAATCATCTTCTAGAATGGGAACATTATCAACGACCAATTCCAAATAAGATAATGCag GATATTATGTTATTAGAAATATCTAGTGATATAACAttcttatttaaaaattctaCTTGA
- the LOC143186928 gene encoding DNA repair and recombination protein RAD54B isoform X2: MMEINTFSVVLGKQSTRKHKKWEDDGILEVTGRNAVLKDTEGNIIHKTVVNPETLVEGFRMFIQSKEIEIIEKITPNKLLQIESLKKTVQEPPIKKKKTLNCSPYLPLESLKTGLKLTCKPLVMPSLNTCKSWIENDILEKEEEVSVDTCLVNVLRPHQRYGVVFLYECIMGLKVPNYFGAILADEMGLGKTLQCITVIWTLLKKGPHGKPILKYVLIVTPSSLCNNWNKEFVRWLGSHRIFPYVVNSKNNIKDFKKQVRNSIMIISYDMLSRSQEEIREITFDLIVCDEGHRLKNNDIKAAKILNDINCKRRILLSGTPIQNNLQEFFALIDFVNPGILGDNPQFKKYFANPIVASQCPNASTNVVSLGTERANELHNKTQNFILRRTQDKIDKYLPSKHELVVFCRLSNEQEALYSRVIDTWFKKTELSDNNISPLTVITTLKKICNHPQLFYQDKNESLYKNLTSYATENKTISKEAYCGKISVVQTLMKNLKTTDEKLVLISYFTQTLDLLETICNTERLQFLRLDGSTPSNMRSKIVEQFNSKSNDSKVFLLSAKAGGVGLNLPGASRLILFDSDWNPASDSQAMARIWREGQTRDVYILRLLTTGTIEEKIFQRQISKAGLSTTVVDMNSFASLKLSMSELKDLFTLTTDTNCLTHNLMKCSCNGYKEVNILAEKFNHEIRESQLLLDDKVFQRNITINHLLEWEHYQRPIPNKIMQDIMLLEISSDITFLFKNST; this comes from the exons ATGATGGAAATAAA TACTTTCAGTGTTGTATTAGGTAAGCAGTCTACAAGGAAGCATAAAAAATGGGAGGACGATGGAATTTTAGAAGTTACAGGAAGAAATGCAGTTTTAAAA GATACAGAAGGCAATATTattcataaaacagttgttaatCCTGAAACATTAGTGGAAGGTTTTAGAATGTTTATTCAAAGTAAAGAAATTGAG aTTATTGAGAAGATAACACCTAATAAACTGTTGCAAATTGAATCATTAAAGAAAACAGTTCAAGAACCACCCataaagaagaagaaaacatTAAATTGCAGTCCATACCTTCCACTTGAATCTTTGAAGACAG GACTCAAATTAACATGTAAGCCTTTGGTAATGCCTTCCTTGAATACCTGTAAAAGTTGGATAGAAAATGATATATTAGAAAAGGAGGAAGAAGTATCTGTAGATACTTGCTTGGTGAATGTACTTAGACCACATCAGCGTTATGGTGTAGTGTTTTTATATGAATGTATCATGGGTTTGAAAGTACCAAATTATTTTGGTGCAATTTTGGCTGATGAAATGGGACTTGGCAAAACATTACAATGCATTACAGTTATTTGGACATTGTTAAAGAAAGGACCACATGGAAAACCAATACTAAAATACGTATTAATAGTAACACCTAGTAGTTTGTGTAATAATTGGAACAAAGAATTTGTACGTTGGTTGGGGTCTCATAGAATATTTCCATAtgttgtaaattctaaaaacaatataaaggaTTTCAAAAAGCAAGTAAGAAattcaattatgattattagctaTGATATGCTCAGTAGATCTCAAGAAGAAATTAGAGAAATAACATTTGATTTAATTGTATGTGATGAAGGTCAtagattaaaaaataatgatATAAAGGCAGCAAAG ATTTTAAATGACATAAATTGCAAAAGAAGAATCCTTTTGAGTGGAACTCCTATACAAAATAATTTACAAGAATTTTTTGCTTTAATTGATTTTGTGAATCCTGGCATATTGGGTGATAATCCACAATTTAAGAAATATTTTGCAAATCCTATAGTAGCCTCGCAATGTCCTAATGCATCTACTAATGTTGTGTCCTTGGGCACAGAAAGGGCTAATGAACTGCATAATAAAACTCAAAACTTTATTCTAAGACGTACTCAagataaaattgataaatattTGCCCTCTAAGCACGAACTAGTTGTATTTTGCCGCTTGTCGAACGAACAAGAAGCTCTATATTCACGAGTTATAGATACGTGGTTCAAAAAAACTGAATTATCAGATAACAACATATCACCTTTAACGGTAATCACGACTCTAAAAAAAATTTGTAATCATCCACAATTATTTTATCAAGACAAAAATGAATCACTTTATAAAAATCTAACTTCTTATGCAACAGAAAATAAAACTATTTCGAAAGAGGCATATTGTGGAAAGATTTCTGTTGTTCAGACACtaatgaaaaatttaaaaacGACAGACGAAAAGCttgtattaatttcgtatttCACACAAACACTCGATTTATTAGAGACTATTTGTAATACCGAAAGATTACAATTTCTTAGATTAGATGGCAGTACACCAAGTAACATGAGATCTAAGATTGTTGAACAATTCAATTCTAAAAGCAATGATAGCA AGGTCTTTCTATTAAGTGCAAAAGCTGGTGGAGTGGGATTGAACTTACCAGGTGCATCCAGACTTATACTGTTTGATTCAGATTGGAATCCTGCATCTGATTCCCAAGCTATGGCAAGAATTTGGAGAGAGGGACAAACAAGAGATGTTTATATATTACG ATTACTAACAACAGGCACAATTGAAGAAAAAATTTTTCAAAGACAAATCAGTAAAGCTGGCTTAAGTACAACTGTGGTAGATATGAATTCCTTTGCATCTTTAAAATTATCTATGAGTGAATTGAAG GACTTATTCACATTAACAACAGACACAAATTGTTTAACCCATAATCTAATGAAATGCTCTTGTAATGGCTACAAAGAAGTAAATATACTAGCAGAAAAATTTAATCATGAAATACGAGAATCTCAACTTCTTTTAGATGATAAAGTCTTTCAACGCAATATAACTATAAATCATCTTCTAGAATGGGAACATTATCAACGACCAATTCCAAATAAGATAATGCag GATATTATGTTATTAGAAATATCTAGTGATATAACAttcttatttaaaaattctaCTTGA